cattttgatgtttatcattataaaaatttatcaggtatagataACGATAACAAAAAGTTGCCCACTTTGTTTTCTTGCGACTCCGCTCCCCATTGGGAGTCCAAATTCAAATCTTAAACTCAACAACACCTCTATGGCCAtgggaaatttcatttaaaattataatttgttccCAGTGGTATGTGCAGTAATCTgacatatttttcatatgaaaatacaaacaattttatctCGAATACTAAAAtgttagtaaaatttaaattggaatGTTAAAGTCGATAATGCCGTGCTATTTTTAAAGTTGGCATTACTGTTGATTCTAAAACAACTCTGTTATGTTTAACAATGAAGTCGATAATGCCGTTtaccaaatgtaaacaaacaacaaatatttttggtgaaattgtGAAAGAAGCCTCTACAAAACtagattttattcaatattaacGGTATTTTTCATTATACAATACAGCAGCCAACATAAGTCCATTACGAAATAAAATGACTTTAACAAAAACCGTAGATCAAATGACGATTTTAAGTGGAGATAGATCCAAGTAAGTTTTGAATATCAAAATTCCTGCCAAGAATTCTCTACAATAGCTCTACCACTTTCGCACAGACTTAAAGATTTACTTTGCAATCGTTTGGCTGAATGTGGTTGGCGTGATGAGGTGCGTCTAATGTGCCGCACCATTATCAAAGACAAAGGCAACAATGTCAAAGTGGAACAACTAATAACCGAAGTTACACCTAAAGCACGAGCCATTGTACCAGATGCTGTCAAAAAAGAATTACTCATGAAAATCAAGGCCATATTAGCTGCCCAAGAG
The nucleotide sequence above comes from Calliphora vicina chromosome 1, idCalVici1.1, whole genome shotgun sequence. Encoded proteins:
- the e(y)2b gene encoding enhancer of yellow 2 transcription factor, with the protein product MTLTKTVDQMTILSGDRSKLKDLLCNRLAECGWRDEVRLMCRTIIKDKGNNVKVEQLITEVTPKARAIVPDAVKKELLMKIKAILAAQEGIDL